AGATGGTGCCTTCGTTGAAGCTGGTGAGAACGACAACCTGATCGTTCAAAAGCTGACGGCTAATCCAGATGCTCTCGGCATCTTCGGCTTCTCTTTCCTGGACCAGAACTCTGATCGTCTGAAGGGTTCGATTGTTGACGGCAACGCGCCAACTTTCGACAATATTGCAGGCGGCGAATATCCGATCTCTCGCTCACTCTTCTTCTATGTGAAGCAGGAGCATGTCGGAACAGTTCCTGGCATCGAAGAGTTTGTTGCTGAGTTCACAAGCGAAGGTGCTTGGGGCCCAGATGGCTACCTCATCGACAAGGGTCTCATCCCACTTCCAGATGCAGACCGTGAAGCAATCCGCGGTTCCGCAACAAGCTTGGCACCACTTGCCATGTAATTCCTGTCAGGCGGGCCTTTGGGCCCGCCTGATACCCTCTTAATAACAATCACAAAAGTTTTCTGGCGGGCGAGATGGACACCTCAGTATTGGTTGTGACGATCCTTATCCTGACACTGTTCGGGTATTGGATGGGACGGTCTCGGGCGCGACTCCTGGCGGGGAACGATCACCTCTCCGTCTTGCATTCACTTCCTAGCTATCACGGGTCGTATGTGGCTCTATGGTGCGGACTGCCAGCGCTTCTGCTCGTTGCCGCCTGGCTGGCCTTCGAACCGGCTATCATTGAATACATCGTCATCGAAGCCATTCCCGGTGCCCGCGCTCTTGAATCCGCGCAATTGAGCCTGCTGGTCGCTGATATTCGAAACCTCACCTCTGGCAACATTGTCAGTCGCGAAATTGATCCGGCGCTCGCCGCAGCAGGCGAGCACTATCTGTCGCTGCAACGCACGAGCCATGCCGCTCTCATCGTTTTGGCCTTGTCAGGTGCCGTTTACGGCCTCTATTTGGCGCGCAAAAGTCAGACCCGCGATTTCCGGGCGCGCAACCGAGTCGAGCAGATTGTCCGCATCATCATGGTTGTGGCCTCGACGATTGCGATCCTCACTACGGTGGGCATCATTCTGTCGCTTATTTTTGAGACGCTTCGCTTCTTCGAAAAAGTAAGTGTTAGCGAATTCTTGTTTGGCCTGAACTGGAGCCCTCAGACGGCGCTGCGCGCTGAGCAGGTCGGATCCTCAGGAGCCTTCGGTGCCGTGCCGATTTTCGCAGGCACTTTCATGATCACTGGTCTCGCCATGCTGGTTGCAGTACCAGTCGGGCTCTTGTCTGCGATCTATATGTCTGAATACGCCGGACCAAAACTGCGCTCTGTCGCGAAGCCTGTTCTTGAAGTGCTCGCAGGCATCCCAACTGTTGTGTATGGCTTCTTTGCCGCCCTCACAGTTGCGCCCTTCTTTAGGCAAACAGGTGAAGCGGCAGGCCTCATGGTGTCGTCTGAGTCTGCACTTGCGGCGGGCATGGTCATGGGCGTCATGATCATCCCCTTCGTGTCATCGCTCTCAGACGATGTCATGAATGCCGTGCCACAGTCTCTTCGCGACGGCGCTTATGCGCTTGGCGCGACGCAGTCTGAAACGATTAAACAGGTCATCCTGCCCGCAGCTCTTCCGGGCATTGTGGGTGCCGTGCTGCTCGCCATTTCGCGGGCCATCGGAGAGACCATGATCGTGGTGATGGCAGCGGGACTTGCCGCAAACCTTACAGCTAATCCACTGGAAGCGGTTACGACTGTGACTGTGCAAATTGTCACCCTGCTTGTAGGTGACCAGGAATTCGACAGCGCCAAAACTCTGGCGGCCTTTGCTCTAGGGCTGGTGCTCTTCATCATCACTCTTGGGCTGAACATGATCGCGCTAAGTGTCGTCCGGAGGTACCGCGAGAAATATGACTGATATGGCCATCTCCACCGCTGCTGATAAACAGCAAACTGAGTTCTCTGCGCGTCTGCAGAAGCGCTATGCCGCTGAGCGTCGTTTCAGGGCCTATGGTTTGGGCGCGATAGCAATCGCGGTGTCCATTTTGGGCATCCTGCTGGGCACGATTTCCTTCCAGGGTGCACCGGCATTTTTCCAGACTTACATGAAGATCGACGTCTATTTTGATGAGGCAATTGTTGATCCGGCCGGCACGCGGGAAGAGCGGACCCTGAGAACCGCCAACTATCAGACTTTGGCGAAGCGTGGCATGTATGAGCTATTCCCAGAAGTCACAGAGCGCCGGGAGAAGCGAACACTCAGCCGACTTCTCTCAAGCGGTGCATACCGTCCGCTAAGCGCAATGGTTCTCGCGGATCCGTCCATCATAGGGACGACACAGTCTGTTTGGCTGGTGACGTCGGATGATATCGATACCTTCTACAAAGGTCAGATTGATCGTGAGACGGTCGAGGCAGATCGCCGCGTCAAAGACAATGAGATTGCGTGGGTGGATGCACTTGAGGCGGACGGCCGCGTCGACCTGCAATTCAATACAGCCTTCTTCGCAACGGGCGACAGCCGCGAGCCAGAACTCGCAGGCATCTGGGGTGCCGTTGTCGGCTCCTTCCTGACACTGATTGTGACGCTCGCGGTGAGCTTCCCGCTTGGCGTGTCAGCTGCTGTATATCTTGAGGAGTTCGCGCCTAAGAACCGCTGGACCGACTTGATTGAAGTGAACATCAACAACCTCGCAGCCGTTCCCTCAATCGTGTTTGGTCTCTTGGGGCTTGCGGTCTTCTTGAGTTTCTTCGGCATGCCGCGATCCGCGCCCTTGGTGGGGGGGCTGGTGCTCGCACTTATGACACTGCCAACCATCATCATTGCGACCCGGGCGGCCCTCAAAGCTGTACCCCCCTCAATCCGCGAAGCCGCTCTGGGTGTCGGCGCATCGGACTTGCAGGTGGTGACCCATCACGTGCTGCCACTGGCAATGCCGGGCATCCTGACCGGGACAATTATCGGGATGGCACAGGCTCTCGGTGAAACAGCACCGCTGCTTATGATCGGCATGGTGGCCTTCATTGTGGATGTGCCCTCGACAGTAACAGACCCGTCGACTGTGCTTCCGGTTCAAATCTATATCTGGGCAGACAGCCCGGAGCGTGCCTTTGTTGCTAAGACGAGTGCTGCCATTATGGTGCTCCTTGGCTTTCTCATCACCATGAACGCCATCGCGGTAATGTTGCGTAAGCGTTTCGAACGCCGCTGGTAAAGGATCAGGTCATGTCGGTCGCTGAAGCCGTTAAATCTGAAACGCCTGCTGAAAAGCCGGAACAGATAAACCATAAGATCACAGGCAGGGATGTTTCCGTCTTCTACGGCGACAAACAGGCTTTGTTTGATGTCAATCTCGACATCCGTGAGCAACAGGTCACCTCGCTTATTGGACCCTCAGGTTGCGGTAAATCGACCTTCCTGCGTTGCATCAATCGAATGAATGATGTGATTGACGGGTGCCGCGTTGAGGGTGAAATCAAAGTAGACGGAACCGACATTTACCGGTCTGGCCTGGATGTTGTGGAACTGCGAGCCCGTGTCGGCATGGTGTTCCAGAAGCCGAACCCTTTTCCAAAGTCTATCTACGACAATATCGCCTATGGCCCACGTATTCACGGGCAGGCAGGCGATTCAGCTGAGCTGGATGAAATTGTTGAGACCAGCCTTCGTAAGGCAGGCCTTTGGGAAGAGGTAAAGGACCGTCTGGATAACCCCGGCACGGGTCTTTCCGGTGGTCAGCAACAACGTCTCTGTATTGCACGTGCGATTGCGGTCAATCCGGAAGTCATCTTGATGGATGAGCCCTGTTCGGCACTGGACCCAATCGCGACAGCGCGTATTGAAGAATTGATTGATGAGTTAAGGGAAAAGTTCACGATCGTGATCGTGACCCATTCCATGCAGCAAGCAGCCCGCGTCTCTCAGCGGACTGCTTTCTTCCATATGGGTGTGCTGGTTGAAGAAGGTGCCACAAGCGACATTTTCACCAAACCGCGTGATGAACGCACACTTGATTATATTACTGGCCGGTTTGGCTAAAAGCCCATCAGGGCCCAAGGAGACAGGATCTTGACAGATCACATCGTTACGTCATTTTCAGAGGAGCTCGAACAGCTCTCTACCAATGTATCGAAGATGGGCGGTCTTGCTGAAGCTCAACTGCAGAGCGCAATTGATGCCATAACCCGGCGGGATATGAAGCTTGCGGACCGCACCGTTGTCCAGGACCAACAGTTGGACGACCTGGAGATTCTGATTGAAGAGAATGCAGTTGAGCTGATTGCCCTTCGTCAGCCCATGGCGCTCGACCTGCGTGAAGCGATGACGGCGATCAAGATCGCTGCGGACCTTGAGCGTATCGGCGACCTGGCTAAAAACATCTCGAAACGGTCTCTGGTCATATTTCAGGATTACGAAACACCCAACCGGCTGGTGCAGGGACTAAGCCGGATGGGAAAACTGGCGCTTGGACAGTTGAAACTTGTTCTGGATGCCTACACCAATCGTGATGTGGAAATGGCCAACAAAGTTTGGCTTTCCGATGAAGAGATCGATGAAATGTACAATTCGGTCTTTCGCGAGCTTTTGACCTACATGATGGAAGATCCTCGAACCATCGGCATGTGTACGCACCTGCTGTTTGTTGCAAAGAACATTGAGCGAATTGGGGATCACGCGACGAATATTGCCGAGACGGTCAGTTATTTGGTGACAGGAGACCGGATCGAAGGAGAGCGTCCGAAGGGCGACAAAACCAGTACCACATCAGTGGCGACTGGAACGTAAGGAACTGCGCGAATGCGAGCGTGCATCAGTTGGTGAGTGATCGCCAAGAAGTTGCCAGAGGTATAAGATGGCCCTTGAAATGGAAATGGATGCAAAACCGTCAGCCGCTACCGGCTCAACAACACGGCGTACGACAATGAAGCCAACAGTTCTGGTTGTCGAAGACGAAGAAGCGCTTTCAATGCTCCTTCAGTACAACCTGGAGAAGGAAGGGTATGATGTCGTGGCAACAGCAGACGGCGAAGAGGCCGCCATGCTGGTGCGCGAGATAGAACCGGACCTCGTTCTTCTCGATTGGATGCTGCCAAGCCTGTCAGGCATAGAGCTCTGTCGACGTCTGCGCTCAAGGTCTGAGACGCGCAATCTGCCGATTGTGATGATTACGGCGCGGGGTGAAGAAGCAGATCGCATTCGCGGACTCGATACAGGAGCGGATGACTACATCACAAAGCCTTTTTCCACTACGGAACTGATGGCCCGCATTCGAGCTGTCTTGAGACGTATTCGCCCGGCCCTCGCCGAAGACATTGTGACCTTCGGGGATGTGGTGATGGACCGCTCCTCTCATAGAGTGCGTCGCGGAGAGCGCGAACTTCACTTAGGCCCGACAGAATACCGCCTTCTGGAGCATCTCATGCAGCACCCGGGCCGCGTTTTCAGTCGTGCACAGCTTCTGGATGCCGTCTGGGGGTCAGATGTATATGTCGAAGCACGGACCGTGGATGTACATATCGGACGTCTTCGCAAAGCCCTCAATCAAAAAGGCCAGCGTGATCCCATCCGAACTGTTCGCGCGGCAGGCTATGCCCTTGATGAGCAGTTCATGAACT
The DNA window shown above is from Parvibaculaceae bacterium PLY_AMNH_Bact1 and carries:
- the pstC gene encoding phosphate ABC transporter permease subunit PstC (Derived by automated computational analysis using gene prediction method: Protein Homology. GO_component: GO:0005886 - plasma membrane [Evidence IEA]; GO_component: GO:0055052 - ATP-binding cassette (ABC) transporter complex, substrate-binding subunit-containing [Evidence IEA]; GO_function: GO:0015415 - ATPase-coupled phosphate ion transmembrane transporter activity [Evidence IEA]); translated protein: MDTSVLVVTILILTLFGYWMGRSRARLLAGNDHLSVLHSLPSYHGSYVALWCGLPALLLVAAWLAFEPAIIEYIVIEAIPGARALESAQLSLLVADIRNLTSGNIVSREIDPALAAAGEHYLSLQRTSHAALIVLALSGAVYGLYLARKSQTRDFRARNRVEQIVRIIMVVASTIAILTTVGIILSLIFETLRFFEKVSVSEFLFGLNWSPQTALRAEQVGSSGAFGAVPIFAGTFMITGLAMLVAVPVGLLSAIYMSEYAGPKLRSVAKPVLEVLAGIPTVVYGFFAALTVAPFFRQTGEAAGLMVSSESALAAGMVMGVMIIPFVSSLSDDVMNAVPQSLRDGAYALGATQSETIKQVILPAALPGIVGAVLLAISRAIGETMIVVMAAGLAANLTANPLEAVTTVTVQIVTLLVGDQEFDSAKTLAAFALGLVLFIITLGLNMIALSVVRRYREKYD
- the pstA gene encoding phosphate ABC transporter permease PstA (Derived by automated computational analysis using gene prediction method: Protein Homology. GO_component: GO:0005886 - plasma membrane [Evidence IEA]; GO_component: GO:0055052 - ATP-binding cassette (ABC) transporter complex, substrate-binding subunit-containing [Evidence IEA]; GO_function: GO:0015415 - ATPase-coupled phosphate ion transmembrane transporter activity [Evidence IEA]) produces the protein MTDMAISTAADKQQTEFSARLQKRYAAERRFRAYGLGAIAIAVSILGILLGTISFQGAPAFFQTYMKIDVYFDEAIVDPAGTREERTLRTANYQTLAKRGMYELFPEVTERREKRTLSRLLSSGAYRPLSAMVLADPSIIGTTQSVWLVTSDDIDTFYKGQIDRETVEADRRVKDNEIAWVDALEADGRVDLQFNTAFFATGDSREPELAGIWGAVVGSFLTLIVTLAVSFPLGVSAAVYLEEFAPKNRWTDLIEVNINNLAAVPSIVFGLLGLAVFLSFFGMPRSAPLVGGLVLALMTLPTIIIATRAALKAVPPSIREAALGVGASDLQVVTHHVLPLAMPGILTGTIIGMAQALGETAPLLMIGMVAFIVDVPSTVTDPSTVLPVQIYIWADSPERAFVAKTSAAIMVLLGFLITMNAIAVMLRKRFERRW
- the pstB gene encoding phosphate ABC transporter ATP-binding protein PstB (Derived by automated computational analysis using gene prediction method: Protein Homology. GO_component: GO:0009898 - cytoplasmic side of plasma membrane [Evidence IEA]; GO_component: GO:0055052 - ATP-binding cassette (ABC) transporter complex, substrate-binding subunit-containing [Evidence IEA]; GO_function: GO:0005524 - ATP binding [Evidence IEA]; GO_function: GO:0015415 - ATPase-coupled phosphate ion transmembrane transporter activity [Evidence IEA]), which translates into the protein MSVAEAVKSETPAEKPEQINHKITGRDVSVFYGDKQALFDVNLDIREQQVTSLIGPSGCGKSTFLRCINRMNDVIDGCRVEGEIKVDGTDIYRSGLDVVELRARVGMVFQKPNPFPKSIYDNIAYGPRIHGQAGDSAELDEIVETSLRKAGLWEEVKDRLDNPGTGLSGGQQQRLCIARAIAVNPEVILMDEPCSALDPIATARIEELIDELREKFTIVIVTHSMQQAARVSQRTAFFHMGVLVEEGATSDIFTKPRDERTLDYITGRFG
- the phoU gene encoding phosphate signaling complex protein PhoU (Derived by automated computational analysis using gene prediction method: Protein Homology. GO_function: GO:0003700 - DNA-binding transcription factor activity [Evidence IEA]; GO_process: GO:0051049 - regulation of transport [Evidence IEA]) codes for the protein MTDHIVTSFSEELEQLSTNVSKMGGLAEAQLQSAIDAITRRDMKLADRTVVQDQQLDDLEILIEENAVELIALRQPMALDLREAMTAIKIAADLERIGDLAKNISKRSLVIFQDYETPNRLVQGLSRMGKLALGQLKLVLDAYTNRDVEMANKVWLSDEEIDEMYNSVFRELLTYMMEDPRTIGMCTHLLFVAKNIERIGDHATNIAETVSYLVTGDRIEGERPKGDKTSTTSVATGT
- the phoB gene encoding phosphate regulon transcriptional regulator PhoB (Derived by automated computational analysis using gene prediction method: Protein Homology. GO_function: GO:0000156 - phosphorelay response regulator activity [Evidence IEA]; GO_function: GO:0003700 - DNA-binding transcription factor activity [Evidence IEA]; GO_process: GO:0000160 - phosphorelay signal transduction system [Evidence IEA]; GO_process: GO:0006355 - regulation of DNA-templated transcription [Evidence IEA]; GO_process: GO:0006796 - phosphate-containing compound metabolic process [Evidence IEA]), yielding MKPTVLVVEDEEALSMLLQYNLEKEGYDVVATADGEEAAMLVREIEPDLVLLDWMLPSLSGIELCRRLRSRSETRNLPIVMITARGEEADRIRGLDTGADDYITKPFSTTELMARIRAVLRRIRPALAEDIVTFGDVVMDRSSHRVRRGERELHLGPTEYRLLEHLMQHPGRVFSRAQLLDAVWGSDVYVEARTVDVHIGRLRKALNQKGQRDPIRTVRAAGYALDEQFMN